Proteins encoded in a region of the Zea mays cultivar B73 chromosome 4, Zm-B73-REFERENCE-NAM-5.0, whole genome shotgun sequence genome:
- the LOC103653672 gene encoding photosynthetic NDH subunit of lumenal location 2, chloroplastic → MATVARHLVLCSSATSSSSTPSQRRRGPLPPDATAGTDRQQPTTRRLAVAASTALAATATAALSARRPAPPPPAMAAEAAAVPAPATPPGPVPRWGTRSYVRERYFEPELTAEEAAARIRQTAEGMRTLRPMLETMSWKYVLFYVRLKSKYLGLDLTTAMAGVPVARRADYVRVANELVDNMTELDRFVRTPKVYESYLFYEKTLKSLDDVAEFLV, encoded by the exons ATGGCCACGGTCGCGAGGCACCTCGTCCTGTGCTCCTccgccacctcctcctcctccacccCGTCACAACGCCGGCGGGGGCCCCTGCCGCCCGACGCCACAGCGGGCACGGACAGGCAGCAGCCCACCACGCGCAGGCTGGCGGTGGCTGCGTCCACGGCGCTGGCGGCCACGGCCACGGCTGCGCTGTCCGCGCGCCGgcccgcgccgcccccgcccgcgATGGCTGCGGAGGCGGCCGCGGTGCCCGCGCCGGCGACGCCGCCCGGGCCCGTGCCGCGGTGGGGCACCCGGTCGTACGTGCGCGAGCGGTACTTCGAGCCGGAGCTGACCGCGGAGGAGGCGGCCGCGCGCATCCGGCAGACCGCGGAGGGGATGCGCACGCTGCGGCCCATGCTGGAGACCATGTCGTGGAAGTACGTGCTCTTCTACGTGCGCCTCAAGTCCAAGTACCTCGGCCTCGACCTCACCACCGCCATGGCCGGCGTCCCCGTTGCCCGGCGCGCTGACTACGTACGCGTCGCTAACGAGCTCGTCGACAACATGACGGAG TTGGATCGCTTCGTGCGGACTCCCAAGGTCTACGAGTCCTACCTCTTCTACGAGAAGACGTTGAAGTCGCTGGATGACGTGGCAGAGTTCCTCGTTTGA